Proteins co-encoded in one Afipia sp. P52-10 genomic window:
- a CDS encoding tripartite tricarboxylate transporter substrate binding protein, whose protein sequence is MKVIVPFAAGGPTDVVARVVAEGLSEELKQPFVVENRPGAGGAIGTDLVAKAKPDGYTLGVTGTGSITIIPFLDPKLSYNPSRDLTAVAMLSTLDLLIVARADYPLNHMNELVAFARTKPGELTYSTAGVGTPAHLDMENLWNLSQIKALHVAFSGDVPAINGILSGDVNVGLISASASSPLVAAGKLKALAFGGPGRSSAWPDLASVAEQTGLTGYIANSWNALMAPAGTPQTVIDTVNAAVNKTLAKPDVRKKLEALGLTPFSGDAKTAVDYVARDTETRKRVIELTGLKRE, encoded by the coding sequence GTGAAGGTCATCGTTCCGTTCGCCGCCGGGGGTCCAACCGATGTCGTCGCCCGGGTTGTTGCCGAGGGGTTGAGCGAGGAGCTGAAACAACCATTCGTGGTCGAGAACCGTCCCGGCGCAGGTGGCGCCATCGGCACCGATCTCGTCGCCAAGGCGAAGCCGGACGGCTACACACTCGGCGTGACCGGCACCGGCTCGATCACCATCATTCCGTTTCTCGATCCGAAGCTGTCTTACAATCCGAGCCGCGATCTCACGGCCGTCGCCATGCTGAGCACGCTCGACCTGTTGATCGTCGCCCGCGCCGACTATCCGCTCAACCATATGAACGAGCTTGTCGCCTTCGCGCGCACCAAGCCGGGTGAGTTGACCTACTCCACCGCCGGGGTCGGCACGCCGGCACACCTCGACATGGAAAATCTCTGGAACCTATCGCAGATCAAAGCGCTGCACGTCGCCTTCTCCGGCGACGTTCCGGCAATCAACGGCATCCTCAGCGGCGACGTCAATGTCGGATTGATCAGCGCATCGGCCTCGTCGCCGCTGGTGGCGGCGGGCAAGCTGAAGGCTCTCGCCTTCGGCGGACCTGGACGATCATCCGCCTGGCCCGACCTTGCGTCGGTCGCAGAGCAGACCGGATTGACCGGCTACATCGCCAACTCCTGGAACGCGTTGATGGCGCCTGCCGGAACGCCGCAGACGGTGATCGACACGGTCAACGCCGCAGTCAACAAGACGCTCGCCAAGCCCGACGTCCGCAAGAAACTGGAAGCGCTTGGCCTGACGCCGTTTTCAGGCGACGCAAAGACCGCCGTCGATTACGTGGCCCGCGACACCGAGACGCGCAAACGCGTGATCGAGCTCACCGGGCTCAAGCGCGAGTAA
- a CDS encoding DEAD/DEAH box helicase, which translates to MLFAKWRGIITLPATPVRRRRVGGNLVTQSLFLGISCNAEIFDGDVPGHDLIRTDLTAPYREILLRRKGARRRTDPAPVVTCALTGEVKDWPNDINVAWDGLGRLETYCDTPDKVLDAWVNEFAFREEDEGTGAAGLRRPQIGALHAISAHFAVGEEFEPATVVLPTGTGKTETMLATMVYRRLRRALVLVPSDALRTQISTKFASLGVLPACAVVRGEIPRPHVAVISGGIRSAADAREILAGANVIVALPNVLETSDPEAVDVLVDGCSDLIVDEAHHVVAETWKAVRDRFKKKRILQFTATPFRRDRERIDGKIIFNYKLGDAQAAGYYRRINLKTVEEYGDDDARDRAIAAAGLEALRRDRNELGLDHLLMARTWSKARAEAVAAIYRELAPEMKPVLVYSGTGRGTVNKEALAAILDRGDQGSRIVVCVDMLGEGFDLPNLKVAALHDTHKSLAITLQFIGRFTRKGGDGEIGEATVVANVADPRAEAKLANLYAEGADWDQLIRRLSEERISTELRLQEVVFGLKESGDLASQLSLWNLRPALSAQFFRTICEDWSPLEFRSVLPAEAESWYAYNEAERVLVAVVCRAAMVNWGNYQNVLDTIYDLLILRWDKEAGVLSLYASDYNALRSERLATAVTDENTKLVSGTPIFNILNNVELPLVKSLGSSRVGAISFTSYFGPNVTEGLANIEKAESELNNIACLGYEEGERVLWGGTQRRGKIWQAKTGTVSEWMLWTSRTWGKVTSEDELGTNITRDFLRPQRMDGPHPSYPIAVQWGEQAQMRQSDRQAILFGTTEVPLIMVDLDVADVTDDGAITIRLSAGGLSSAYRLTISSDLPGGYGHELVDGPAVRFRKARDEAIALEEYLRKDPLIVRYADGTYSYNCYHIATNLVGGVFDKGRLEAWDWTGVPLNKESMHKVRDKATIQYRTFERLQDDYDVIFNDDGSGEVADLLCLKEVDDGVIRLCLVHCKGAHGGKISQDIRNFTSFVAKLRRTLPPSTRGCKRSIMICGAARMRGSPRAHLAS; encoded by the coding sequence TTGCTCTTCGCGAAGTGGCGCGGGATCATCACTTTGCCTGCCACACCCGTCCGAAGGAGGCGGGTCGGTGGCAACCTCGTCACACAAAGCCTTTTCCTTGGAATATCGTGCAACGCTGAAATCTTCGATGGTGATGTCCCTGGGCATGACCTGATCCGAACCGACCTTACTGCGCCCTATCGGGAGATTCTGCTTCGGCGGAAGGGTGCTCGCCGCCGCACCGATCCCGCTCCGGTCGTGACCTGCGCGCTCACGGGCGAGGTGAAGGACTGGCCGAACGACATCAATGTCGCCTGGGATGGCCTTGGACGACTCGAGACCTATTGCGATACGCCAGACAAGGTCCTCGACGCCTGGGTCAATGAGTTCGCCTTCCGTGAGGAGGATGAAGGAACAGGGGCGGCGGGTCTGAGAAGGCCGCAGATCGGCGCGCTCCACGCCATCTCGGCCCACTTTGCCGTTGGTGAGGAATTTGAGCCCGCCACGGTGGTGCTGCCGACGGGTACCGGCAAGACTGAAACCATGCTGGCCACGATGGTCTACCGGCGCCTTCGCCGCGCTCTCGTGCTCGTGCCCAGCGACGCCCTTCGCACCCAAATCAGTACTAAATTCGCGAGCCTAGGTGTGCTGCCAGCCTGCGCAGTTGTGCGCGGGGAGATCCCCCGCCCCCACGTGGCGGTGATCTCGGGAGGCATCCGCTCGGCTGCTGATGCTCGTGAAATACTGGCCGGGGCCAACGTAATCGTCGCCCTGCCGAATGTACTCGAGACCTCTGATCCCGAGGCGGTGGACGTGCTTGTCGACGGTTGCAGCGACTTGATCGTGGACGAGGCCCACCACGTGGTGGCCGAGACCTGGAAGGCAGTGCGGGATCGGTTCAAGAAGAAGCGCATCCTCCAGTTTACGGCGACGCCGTTCCGGCGCGACCGGGAACGGATCGATGGCAAGATCATCTTCAACTACAAGCTCGGCGACGCTCAAGCCGCAGGCTACTATCGCCGTATCAACCTCAAGACCGTCGAGGAATACGGCGACGACGACGCCCGCGACCGTGCGATCGCCGCGGCGGGACTCGAAGCACTTCGGCGGGACCGGAATGAGTTGGGGTTGGACCATCTGCTTATGGCCCGCACCTGGAGCAAGGCACGCGCCGAGGCCGTAGCGGCGATCTATCGCGAGCTCGCCCCCGAAATGAAGCCCGTCTTAGTCTATTCCGGGACGGGGCGTGGCACGGTGAACAAGGAGGCGCTCGCGGCTATCCTCGATCGGGGAGATCAGGGATCCCGGATCGTGGTTTGCGTTGACATGCTTGGGGAGGGGTTCGACCTTCCCAACCTCAAGGTCGCGGCGCTTCACGACACTCACAAATCGCTCGCCATCACCCTCCAGTTCATCGGCCGCTTCACTCGTAAGGGCGGCGACGGCGAGATCGGCGAGGCCACGGTTGTAGCCAATGTCGCCGACCCGCGCGCTGAAGCCAAACTCGCCAATCTTTATGCCGAAGGCGCGGACTGGGATCAGCTGATCCGGCGCCTGAGCGAGGAGCGAATCTCCACCGAGCTTCGGCTTCAGGAGGTGGTCTTTGGACTCAAGGAGTCGGGAGATCTTGCCTCGCAACTCTCGCTTTGGAATCTGCGGCCAGCGCTGTCGGCGCAGTTCTTCCGCACGATCTGCGAAGACTGGTCGCCGCTGGAGTTCCGGTCGGTTCTGCCCGCCGAAGCGGAGAGTTGGTATGCCTATAATGAGGCCGAGAGGGTCCTCGTTGCGGTGGTGTGCCGAGCCGCAATGGTGAACTGGGGCAACTACCAGAACGTTCTGGACACCATCTACGACCTTCTGATCCTGCGCTGGGACAAAGAGGCAGGTGTGCTCTCGCTATATGCCAGCGACTACAATGCGCTGCGCTCGGAGCGGTTGGCGACCGCCGTAACGGACGAGAACACCAAGCTTGTGTCAGGCACGCCGATCTTCAACATCCTCAACAATGTCGAGCTGCCACTTGTGAAGAGCTTGGGGTCTTCACGGGTCGGCGCGATCAGTTTCACCTCCTACTTCGGGCCCAACGTCACTGAGGGCCTGGCCAACATTGAGAAGGCCGAGTCTGAGCTGAATAACATCGCCTGCCTTGGCTACGAGGAGGGCGAGCGCGTGCTCTGGGGAGGCACGCAGCGCCGAGGGAAGATTTGGCAAGCCAAGACCGGGACGGTCTCCGAGTGGATGCTGTGGACGTCGAGGACCTGGGGCAAGGTCACGTCCGAGGATGAACTGGGCACCAATATCACCCGCGACTTTTTGCGCCCGCAAAGGATGGACGGCCCCCACCCGTCCTATCCCATCGCCGTCCAATGGGGTGAGCAGGCCCAAATGCGGCAAAGCGATCGGCAAGCGATCCTGTTCGGTACCACGGAAGTCCCATTGATCATGGTCGATTTGGACGTCGCGGACGTGACCGACGATGGTGCGATCACAATACGACTGAGCGCCGGCGGGCTTTCCTCCGCCTATCGCTTGACCATCTCCAGCGACCTGCCTGGTGGCTACGGCCACGAACTGGTCGATGGCCCAGCCGTTCGCTTCAGGAAAGCGCGGGATGAGGCCATCGCATTGGAAGAGTACCTCCGCAAGGACCCTTTGATCGTTCGCTACGCCGACGGGACATATTCCTACAATTGCTACCACATCGCCACGAACCTCGTCGGCGGCGTCTTCGACAAGGGCCGCCTGGAGGCCTGGGATTGGACCGGCGTACCGTTAAATAAGGAATCCATGCATAAAGTACGGGACAAAGCGACGATTCAGTATCGCACCTTCGAGCGGCTTCAGGACGACTACGATGTCATCTTCAACGATGACGGAAGCGGCGAGGTCGCTGACCTTCTGTGCCTCAAGGAAGTCGACGACGGGGTGATCCGGCTATGTCTCGTCCACTGCAAAGGCGCTCATGGGGGAAAGATCTCGCAGGACATCCGGAATTTTACGTCGTTTGTGGCCAAGCTCAGAAGAACATTACCGCCAAGCACAAGGGGCTGCAAAAGGTCTATCATGATCTGCGGCGCCGCCAGGATGCGTGGCTCGCCGAGGGCGCATCTCGCTTCCTGA
- a CDS encoding CaiB/BaiF CoA-transferase family protein, whose amino-acid sequence MTRPFDGVRILDFTQVLAGPYATFQFALMGADVVKVERREGEDLRYMDMRRTPLSNALREQGLMPRWQAVNAGKRSLTLDLQKPEAIAIVKQLAAEADVVAENFRPGVMDRLGIGYAALSALNPRLIYCSISAFGQTGPDRLGAGYDGKIQAMSGLMAMTGHASTGPTRAGFAVCDVIAGSTAAFAIASALYHRSQTGKGQLIDVSMLEAAIAFLSSEVADFTMTGVTPALMGNRAVSLAPTADLFATGDGYILLAVTFERQVRALMQGLGRADVLDDPRFADEIARGRNETALREIIETALAAKSAREWETILNEAGAPCASIWTLQEILGHPQIAARQAIHEVPTSNGPARLAGLGFKLAHGGGAIDRPAPRLGEHNDEVLAAAGYTADARDTLRKNNVI is encoded by the coding sequence ATGACCAGACCCTTCGACGGAGTGCGGATCCTGGATTTCACCCAGGTTCTGGCAGGCCCTTATGCCACCTTCCAGTTCGCCCTGATGGGTGCCGATGTCGTCAAGGTCGAGCGGCGCGAAGGCGAGGACCTCCGCTACATGGACATGCGCCGCACACCACTCAGCAACGCGCTTCGCGAGCAGGGATTGATGCCGCGCTGGCAGGCAGTGAACGCGGGCAAGCGCAGCCTGACCCTCGACCTGCAGAAGCCGGAGGCCATCGCCATCGTCAAGCAACTGGCCGCGGAGGCCGACGTGGTGGCGGAAAATTTCCGGCCGGGCGTGATGGATCGGCTCGGGATCGGCTACGCGGCTCTCTCCGCGCTCAATCCGCGCTTGATCTATTGCTCGATCAGCGCCTTCGGCCAGACCGGTCCGGATCGCCTCGGCGCCGGCTACGACGGCAAGATCCAGGCGATGTCCGGGCTGATGGCGATGACCGGCCACGCGAGCACCGGCCCGACCCGCGCAGGCTTTGCGGTTTGCGACGTTATCGCCGGCTCGACGGCGGCGTTTGCCATCGCCAGCGCGCTCTATCATCGGAGCCAGACCGGCAAAGGGCAGCTCATCGACGTCTCCATGCTGGAGGCAGCGATCGCTTTCCTGTCGAGCGAGGTGGCGGATTTCACGATGACCGGCGTTACGCCCGCGCTGATGGGAAATCGGGCCGTCAGCCTTGCACCGACCGCCGATCTGTTCGCGACCGGCGACGGCTACATCCTGCTCGCGGTGACTTTCGAACGGCAGGTCCGCGCGCTGATGCAGGGACTCGGCCGCGCCGACGTCCTCGACGACCCGCGCTTCGCCGATGAGATCGCGCGCGGCCGCAATGAAACGGCCTTGCGCGAGATCATCGAAACCGCACTCGCAGCCAAGAGCGCGCGCGAATGGGAAACAATCCTCAACGAGGCAGGCGCACCATGCGCCAGCATCTGGACGCTGCAGGAGATCCTCGGCCATCCGCAAATTGCCGCGCGGCAGGCGATCCACGAGGTGCCGACCTCGAACGGTCCGGCGCGGCTGGCGGGCTTAGGCTTCAAGCTTGCGCATGGCGGCGGCGCCATCGATCGTCCGGCACCGCGGCTTGGCGAACATAACGACGAGGTGTTGGCCGCAGCAGGTTACACGGCAGACGCGCGCGACACGCTACGCAAGAATAATGTCATTTAA
- a CDS encoding SAVED domain-containing protein, whose protein sequence is MTQAVTVRRDGDTFQARLFWWHAARLLDPESPITRVAFETGPKSFDDIWVEYDPARSALDHYGEPLLREHMQCKWHVTPDSYGYSHLVDPEFINANARSLLQRARDAQLAFARSGVGVRFKLVTNWRLDRGDPLREMVGNRSGAVRLDRLYGSLTDNSKAGAVRKAWREHLGIDEDELRLLARTLAFGEANDTLDALRDNLDILFGLVGLRRIPANQSAFPYDDLVFQWMAQGRLEFDRSGFKSICAREGVLGPAQGGARVYGVKSFEHAFDRLDERCHAVLDLIPAFDERYIRSDEDWEARLYPALRRFLEAAAKDHVRLRLALDAHVTLAFAAGSIINIKSGRTVELDQRGTGCRIWSPDDMDRDPQWPTLTAETVQLRPDEPDVAVAIGLTHDVLADVRRYCETTLPAVGRLLILKPSTGPGAQSVACGRHAFDLADAASSAIRTARPDSSGITHLFVAAPNAFTFFLGQRRTALGPVRLYEYDFDGARGRSYAPALTLPLGASAGDGNGSVSAPAKP, encoded by the coding sequence ATGACGCAAGCCGTAACCGTCCGACGCGATGGCGACACCTTCCAGGCTCGCCTGTTCTGGTGGCACGCGGCGCGCCTGCTCGACCCAGAAAGCCCGATCACGCGCGTTGCCTTCGAGACCGGGCCGAAGAGCTTCGATGACATCTGGGTCGAATACGACCCCGCACGTAGCGCGCTAGACCATTATGGCGAACCGCTGCTGCGCGAACACATGCAGTGTAAGTGGCATGTGACTCCTGACAGCTACGGCTACTCGCACCTGGTCGATCCGGAGTTCATCAACGCCAACGCCCGCTCGCTACTACAGCGGGCGCGCGACGCCCAACTCGCCTTCGCACGATCGGGTGTCGGCGTCCGGTTCAAGCTCGTGACGAATTGGCGACTCGATCGCGGCGATCCGCTTCGCGAGATGGTCGGCAACCGGTCCGGCGCAGTCCGGCTCGACCGGCTTTACGGATCGCTGACTGACAACAGCAAGGCGGGTGCTGTCCGAAAGGCCTGGCGGGAGCACCTCGGCATCGACGAGGACGAACTGCGGCTGCTGGCTCGCACGCTTGCTTTTGGGGAAGCCAACGACACACTCGACGCCCTGCGCGATAATCTCGACATCCTGTTCGGCTTGGTGGGGCTGCGCCGAATCCCCGCCAACCAGAGCGCATTTCCCTACGACGATCTCGTCTTTCAATGGATGGCGCAGGGACGGCTCGAGTTCGATCGATCGGGGTTCAAATCAATCTGCGCCCGCGAGGGAGTGCTCGGGCCCGCCCAAGGCGGCGCGCGCGTCTACGGCGTCAAGTCATTCGAACACGCGTTCGATCGGCTCGATGAGCGGTGTCATGCAGTGCTCGATCTGATCCCTGCGTTTGACGAGCGCTACATCCGCAGTGACGAGGACTGGGAGGCGAGGCTCTATCCCGCCCTTCGCCGGTTCCTGGAGGCAGCGGCCAAGGACCACGTTCGCCTCCGGCTCGCCCTCGACGCACATGTCACCTTGGCGTTCGCAGCGGGCTCGATCATCAACATCAAATCAGGTCGCACGGTCGAGTTGGACCAGCGTGGCACGGGATGCAGAATCTGGTCGCCCGACGATATGGATCGCGATCCTCAGTGGCCTACGCTCACAGCCGAGACTGTGCAACTCCGTCCCGATGAACCCGACGTCGCTGTCGCGATCGGTTTGACCCATGATGTGTTGGCGGACGTGCGGCGCTACTGCGAAACCACGCTTCCCGCTGTCGGTCGATTGCTCATATTGAAGCCGAGCACCGGCCCCGGCGCACAGTCGGTGGCCTGCGGGCGCCACGCCTTCGACCTCGCCGACGCGGCGTCCAGCGCGATCCGCACGGCGCGGCCTGACTCTTCGGGAATCACACACCTGTTTGTGGCAGCTCCCAACGCATTCACGTTTTTCCTCGGACAGCGTCGGACTGCTCTCGGGCCCGTTCGTCTTTACGAGTACGACTTCGATGGTGCTCGTGGACGATCCTACGCGCCGGCGCTCACCCTGCCTCTCGGCGCCTCAGCCGGCGATGGAAACGGCAGCGTGTCTGCTCCAGCGAAACCATAG
- a CDS encoding transcriptional regulator, which translates to MTAKKTMTLNLTDAEMRVLDDLSARKDLTKTAVIRQALRLYQTVEARLEKGEKLLFENDATKEKAELMLL; encoded by the coding sequence ATGACAGCGAAAAAGACGATGACGCTGAACCTCACCGACGCCGAGATGCGCGTGCTGGACGATCTGTCGGCACGCAAGGACCTGACAAAAACCGCGGTGATTCGGCAGGCTTTGCGCCTTTATCAAACCGTCGAGGCGAGGCTCGAAAAAGGAGAGAAGCTCCTGTTCGAGAACGATGCGACGAAAGAAAAGGCGGAGCTAATGCTCCTATGA
- a CDS encoding LysR family transcriptional regulator codes for MELRHVRSFIAVAEEGRAARGLGLSQPPLSKQIQALEAALGVVLFERDKRGVRLTKGGEAALPEAYRLIEQCDRLQQAARRAEAGENRPSHRGLPSAFYEILLRLLDRSRMRCPDIRISLKEFDTAGAVL; via the coding sequence ATGGAACTGCGCCATGTCCGCTCCTTCATTGCCGTCGCGGAAGAGGGCCGCGCAGCACGGGGGCTCGGCCTGTCGCAGCCGCCGCTCAGCAAACAAATACAGGCGTTAGAGGCTGCGCTCGGCGTCGTTCTGTTCGAACGTGACAAACGTGGCGTACGTCTGACCAAGGGCGGCGAGGCGGCGCTGCCGGAAGCGTACCGGCTGATCGAACAATGCGATCGGCTGCAGCAGGCCGCGCGGCGCGCCGAGGCCGGCGAAAACCGGCCGTCTCACCGTGGGTTGCCATCGGCGTTCTACGAAATCCTTCTGCGGCTGTTGGATCGGTCTCGCATGCGATGCCCGGACATTCGGATTTCGCTGAAGGAGTTCGATACCGCAGGTGCGGTGCTTTGA
- a CDS encoding flavin reductase family protein: MEIDAATLNRATAYKLMTGAIVPRPVAWVTTQSAEGVVNAAPYSAYTLISPDPPLLVFHSSRRNGDKDSARNIRATGEFVVNVANEDLLVQMHQCSASLPPDVSEPATFGIALSPSTTVTPPRIKASPICFECKQVQMFDVGNEPHTVIIGQIVHFYVADRLYRDGRIDQAQLRPVARVGGPTYARLGELIHLPPPQGYRSD; encoded by the coding sequence ATGGAAATCGATGCAGCCACCCTCAATCGCGCGACGGCCTACAAGCTGATGACCGGCGCGATCGTTCCCCGGCCCGTGGCCTGGGTCACCACGCAGTCGGCGGAGGGCGTCGTCAACGCGGCGCCCTACAGCGCCTACACGCTGATTTCGCCCGACCCGCCGCTGCTCGTGTTCCACAGCTCGCGCCGAAACGGCGACAAGGATTCGGCGCGCAACATCCGCGCCACCGGCGAGTTCGTCGTCAACGTGGCTAACGAAGACCTGCTCGTGCAGATGCATCAGTGTTCGGCGAGCCTGCCGCCGGATGTGAGCGAACCCGCGACTTTCGGCATCGCCTTGAGCCCGAGCACCACCGTCACACCGCCAAGGATCAAGGCATCACCGATCTGCTTCGAGTGCAAACAGGTGCAGATGTTCGATGTCGGCAACGAGCCGCACACGGTCATCATCGGTCAGATCGTCCATTTCTATGTCGCCGATCGTCTCTATCGCGACGGCCGCATCGACCAGGCGCAGCTGCGGCCCGTCGCACGGGTCGGCGGGCCGACCTACGCACGGCTTGGCGAGCTGATCCATCTGCCGCCGCCGCAGGGCTACCGAAGCGACTGA
- a CDS encoding ATP-binding protein has protein sequence MNAKPTLDELFERRVTYPDFEPQARLARLVGLDDQKSRLAKILGLLVNPSGLAAWAQRHHPGAESLLDTVLRRPPLVVLAGDVGSGKTELAETIGDAVARQEKIDITLLPLSLSTRGQGRVGEMTQLLSAAFDYTVAEATRLKSPSGKARGAVILLVDEADALAQSREVAQMHHEDRAGVNAFIRGIDRISNSKLPAAVLMCTNRLSALDPAIRRRAADVLSFARPSDEQRRFVLSSRLEPIGLSPQHVDALVAATGAQRGGRDFGFTFSDLTQRLLPGIVLDAYPSKAIDGARAVQIARAMAPTPPFRDGGAA, from the coding sequence ATGAACGCCAAGCCTACCCTCGACGAGCTTTTCGAGCGCCGCGTCACCTATCCCGACTTCGAGCCGCAAGCGCGGCTCGCGCGCCTCGTGGGCCTGGACGACCAGAAGAGCCGTCTCGCCAAAATTCTCGGCCTCCTCGTCAATCCCAGCGGTCTCGCCGCGTGGGCGCAGCGCCACCATCCGGGCGCCGAGTCCCTGCTTGATACCGTCTTGCGCCGTCCGCCTCTGGTGGTGCTGGCCGGCGACGTCGGCTCCGGAAAGACCGAGCTCGCAGAGACGATTGGGGACGCCGTGGCTCGGCAGGAGAAGATCGACATCACCCTCCTGCCGCTCAGCCTGTCAACTCGCGGCCAAGGTCGGGTCGGCGAGATGACGCAGCTTCTGTCCGCCGCATTCGACTACACCGTGGCCGAGGCCACGAGGTTGAAATCCCCTAGTGGCAAGGCGCGGGGCGCGGTCATCCTCCTCGTTGACGAGGCGGACGCGCTCGCGCAATCGCGCGAGGTGGCGCAGATGCACCACGAGGACAGAGCCGGCGTGAACGCCTTCATCCGAGGCATCGACCGCATCTCCAACTCTAAGCTGCCGGCCGCCGTCCTTATGTGCACGAACCGTCTCAGCGCGCTGGACCCAGCGATCCGGCGGCGCGCGGCCGACGTCTTGAGCTTCGCCCGACCGAGCGATGAACAACGCCGCTTCGTCTTGTCGAGCCGCCTGGAACCAATCGGCCTCAGCCCGCAGCACGTGGATGCCCTGGTCGCAGCCACCGGCGCCCAGCGCGGCGGCCGCGACTTCGGTTTCACCTTCTCGGACCTGACCCAGAGGCTCCTGCCCGGAATCGTTCTCGACGCCTATCCCTCGAAAGCCATCGACGGCGCGCGGGCGGTCCAGATTGCCCGCGCGATGGCCCCGACGCCGCCATTCAGGGATGGCGGCGCCGCATGA
- a CDS encoding helix-turn-helix transcriptional regulator encodes MPGLFSMRSDAMRIERSKQWWLDRAAREGADVIGAGVVARDPVSDSRSVAGAPAPREEARIAFGRFINLMRRQRGFSMERLAEEAELDASELLVIESDVHYIPEPRTVYRLARTFSVSQQRLMQLAGLSAANDSGLSQEAVKFAARSESMQKLSREENAALDAFVAVLSRQDPKQGK; translated from the coding sequence ATGCCCGGTCTTTTCTCGATGAGGAGTGACGCCATGAGAATAGAGCGAAGCAAGCAGTGGTGGCTTGATCGCGCCGCGCGCGAGGGCGCCGATGTGATCGGCGCGGGCGTCGTCGCGCGTGATCCTGTCTCGGACAGCCGTTCTGTCGCCGGCGCGCCGGCTCCGCGTGAGGAAGCCCGCATTGCGTTCGGCCGGTTTATCAATTTGATGCGCCGCCAACGTGGGTTTTCGATGGAGCGGCTGGCCGAGGAGGCCGAACTCGACGCCAGTGAGCTGCTGGTGATCGAAAGTGACGTCCATTATATTCCGGAGCCGCGCACGGTCTATCGCTTGGCGCGGACGTTCAGCGTTTCGCAGCAGCGCTTGATGCAGCTTGCTGGCCTGTCGGCGGCGAATGACAGCGGCCTAAGCCAAGAAGCGGTCAAGTTTGCGGCTCGATCCGAGTCGATGCAAAAACTTAGCCGGGAAGAGAATGCCGCACTCGATGCATTTGTTGCTGTGCTGAGTCGACAGGATCCAAAGCAGGGCAAGTGA
- a CDS encoding CBASS oligonucleotide cyclase — translation MMGRQHVGQSEIAAFAQDKVNLPKDKADEYRAQARRLREKLEGYLGEHPDFTLKKMMLSGSLAKGTALRSLNDIDVACYVSGADAPKDVRVLLDYLAERLRKAFPNFSPDQVQPQTYSVTVSFRGTGLDVDVVPILYDGDAQWYGNLVSQDDGSFLKTSIPLHLEFAGKRKRAQEKHFAQVVRLAKFWARRMKQERDGFRFKSFMIEMVLAKLCDDGLDFSDYPEALQHFFTYIARTDFRQRIVFTDYYPASSVPACTETVQIIDPVNAANNVARLYTAANADAIVDAALEAGDAIDAALAAPNKQLTVAYWQKVFGSSFQA, via the coding sequence ATGATGGGACGGCAGCACGTCGGTCAAAGCGAGATCGCCGCATTCGCGCAGGACAAGGTGAACCTGCCGAAGGACAAGGCGGACGAATACCGGGCGCAAGCGCGACGGCTGCGCGAGAAGCTCGAAGGCTACCTCGGCGAACACCCCGACTTCACGCTGAAGAAGATGATGCTCTCGGGCAGCCTCGCGAAGGGCACCGCGCTTCGCTCCCTCAACGACATCGACGTCGCCTGCTACGTGAGCGGCGCGGACGCGCCCAAGGACGTGAGGGTGCTGCTCGATTACCTGGCCGAGCGGCTTCGCAAGGCTTTCCCGAACTTTAGTCCCGACCAGGTGCAGCCGCAGACCTACTCGGTCACCGTTTCGTTTCGCGGGACCGGGCTCGACGTCGATGTGGTGCCGATCCTCTACGACGGCGATGCGCAATGGTATGGCAACCTCGTCAGCCAGGACGACGGGTCGTTCCTGAAGACGAGCATTCCGCTCCATCTGGAGTTCGCGGGCAAGCGCAAGCGCGCGCAGGAGAAGCACTTCGCGCAGGTCGTGCGCCTCGCGAAGTTCTGGGCGAGGCGCATGAAGCAGGAGCGAGATGGCTTCCGCTTCAAATCATTCATGATCGAGATGGTGCTCGCCAAACTGTGCGACGACGGGTTGGACTTCTCCGACTATCCTGAGGCGCTGCAGCACTTCTTCACCTATATCGCGCGCACCGACTTCCGGCAGCGCATCGTGTTCACCGACTACTACCCAGCGTCGTCGGTCCCCGCGTGCACCGAAACGGTGCAGATCATCGATCCGGTGAACGCGGCCAACAACGTGGCCCGCCTCTACACCGCGGCGAACGCCGATGCGATCGTCGACGCCGCTCTCGAAGCCGGCGACGCCATCGACGCCGCGCTCGCCGCCCCCAACAAGCAGCTGACCGTCGCCTATTGGCAGAAGGTCTTCGGCTCCTCCTTCCAGGCCTGA